The genomic region TCTTATGCCCAAAAGCCCCTGTGAATTGCAAGAACAAGTCAAAACCCTTGTATTCAAACGAGAGGTTTGCCCCTGCACTCCAAGTAGGCAGCGAATGCCCCGCATACTGACGGTCAGCATCAGTAATATTGCCATCATCATTGTAGTCCACGTAGCGAACATCGCCTGGCTGAGCATTGGGCTGTATCAGTTTCCCTTTGCTGTTTACGTGGTCGAGTACCTCCTGTTGAGAACGGAAGATACCATCCGTTTTTATCAAATACCAATCGCCGATAGGACTTCCTACATACGACTTGGTATCCCATTGAGTGAAAAACTCCCTACCATAGCCCAGCTCAAGTATCTTATTCTTCACGTAAGAAGTATTCAGCCCTACCGAATAGCGAAAGTCCCCTATCTGGTCTTTCCAATTCACGGAAAGCTCAAAACCCTTGTTCTCCAACGAGGCGGCATTCACCATTGGGTTGCCTCCATTATTACCGGTAGACATCAGTATCTGCATCTGAGTAAGCACATCTCTGGTAGTTTTCAAGAAATAGTCCGCATTGACCTCTAACCGATGGTCAAGCATCACAAGGTCAAAACCCGCATTGAGCTGCTCAAGCTCTTCCCACTTCAAGTTGCTATTCACTAATTTTACTTGGGTCATCCCCGTATGTACAGATTGATCTGTGCCAAAGATAGCTTGCGGGAAAACGTTGATATAAGGCGTCCAATCCCATTCACCGATATTTGAGCTCCCTAAGATACCGTAATTAGCCCTGAGCTTTAAGTCATTGACCACACGGTTCTTAAAAAAGCCCTCTTCACCGATACGCCAAGCCCCCGCAATAGAAGGGAAAACCCCATTGCGGTACTTAGGACCAAACTTCGAAGAAGAATCCCTGCGAACCGTAGCACTGAGCATATACTTCCCATTGAGCGTATAGTTCAAACGCCCAAAAACAGAAAACAACTTAGAAAGATTTTGGTAACTGCCTGTCTTAGGGTCAGACAGTGCCCCATCCAACTGCTTAAAGTACTCATTGCCCGTCATCAACACATTGTTCTTAGTGCCCCATATTTGTGAATAATCGTCACTCATATAGCTCGTTCCTACAATGGCAGCAATATCGTGCATACCCAACTTCTTATTCAGTTCAAGAGTATTGTCAAAGGTCATCGACTTATAAAAAGCCCTATTCCTATTCAAGCTCGTTGGGTCTACGGGCTTGTTGTACGACCAATTCCCTTCTTTTCTCAAATTGGAATGCGAGTCAGAGCTGGTTACCAATCCAAAATTAAAACGATATTTAAGCATCTTAAACAACTCTAACTCTGCAAAAGCATTGCCACGCAACCTCAAATTCTCATTCGTCACATCCTCAAGATCCTCTCTGGCAATAGGGTTCGTGCCAAAGGTAACGTCCTTTTTCCCATCGCCATAACCATAGCCTCCCACATTGTGCTTATCATAAATAGGAATAGTAGGCAACATCCTATACACATCGATGATAGGGTTGGTGGTAAGCTCATCGATATAGTAGTTACTGATGATGAGATTCTCGCCAATGCTAAACTTCACACTATCGCTCCAATCAACACTGCTCGAGGTATTAACGCGCCCTGTTACACGCCTGCTGCTACTGCCGTAAGTCGTCCCCGAATTGCTTTGATAGTTCAGCGAAGTAAAGTATTGACTTTGCTTTCCACCGCCTGAGAAACTCACATCGTGGTCTTGCAGCAATCCCAGCCGAAACACTTCTCTTTGCCAATTGGTATTCCCCTCAGCGTGCTGAGCAGGCTGCTGCCCCGCATTTTTGAAAGCCAAGTCATTCATCGCTATCCACTCCTCGCGGTTCATCAAGTTATAGCGTGGCAACCATTGCGCGGTAGTCTTTGAGGAAACATCAATTTTCATCTTGCCTTCCTTACCCTTCTTAGTAGTAATGATAATCACCCCATTGGCAGCCCGCGAGCCGTAGATAGCCGCCGCAGAAGCATCTTTGAGCACTTGGATACTCTCGATGTCGTTGTAGTTAAAATCGCGGTTAGCTGTCCCCACTGCGATCCCATCAATCACATACAGCGGCGTGCTATTCCCAAAAGTAGCTGTACCCCTAATCTGCACTACTCCCTCAGCCCCAGGATTACCCGAAGAACGCACAAACAGTCCTGGCACAGTCGATAGCGCATCGCCCACCGTTCCAGTTATGACCGTATTCTTCATCAGCTCCGGTTTAAAGACCGACACTGCCCCCGTAAGATCTGCCTTGCGCACCGTCTGATAGCCAATGAGCACTACCTCATCTAAGTTCTGCAAGTCCTCTTTCAAGGTAACCTTCACAAACGAGGCAGAGGCTTTCACCTCTTGCGTCAAGTACCCTATATAAGAGATCTTAACACTCGCCCCTAAGGGAAGACTGATCGAAAAATTACCCTCAAAATCGGTAGCTACCCCATTGGAAGGCTTCTTTTTCTCAGTTACACTCGCACCCAATATAGGGGTGCCCTTCTCATCAACGACCTTTCCTTTAAATTGTATCTGCCCTTGAGCTATGCTCATTAAAGGAATCATTAATGCTATTAAAAACATTTTGACACAACTTCTCATAAGCTTAAAGTTTATTTTTTGTTTGATATCTGAGCGCAAAGTTAAACGAAAATATACATACCACCTATAAAAATCGTATCACTAAATAGCACATTTTTCTCAATCTGCTCTCTTTGAAAGAATCGTAGCATCACAATTGTGTATTTTTATATTTTCTCCCAAGTCAAATCGCCTCTTAAAAAATTTACAACAACACTCAGCACACTGTGGATATGCACCGAATACGCTCGAGTGTATTCAAGTCGTATTCAGGGCGTCTCCATAGTGTATTCAGTTAACCTCTTACTATCCTATTACTATCTTCTTACCTTTCTATAAGGTCGTAGGTAGGTAGAGTGTCTTGAAGGCGAGGATACTAACTTGTTGATAGCAAGATCGAGAGCTCAGCGCGCTAGCCCTGAAAGCTGAAAGCTGAGCCCTGAAAGCTGAATTTAGAACCTTAAGTTCCATTAAGAAGTGCAATTTTGGGAGCTTTTTCTCGCTGGTTTTTCTCTCTTTTTGCCTTCTAAAAAGAGCAAAAAAAAGAGAGAAAAACTTACATAGAAGTTCCTCTCTCAAAATTAATGTTTACCTTTGCCGAGTAAAAGAAAAAAATATGACAAAAGGTTACAAACACTTAATTTTGGAGCAAAGGTACGCAATTAAAGCGTATATCCAAACAAAACAAACAAATAAATTTATGGCTAATGAGTTAGGCGTCTCAGAATCAACAATTAGCAGAGAGATTAGTAGAAATGGAGGACGTAAAAAATACGCTCCAAGAATAGCTCAGGAGCGAGCGGACTTAAAAAAAGAACGATTGAAAGAAGTGCGAAAGTTTACCCCAGAGGTAGAAAAAATCGT from Capnocytophaga haemolytica harbors:
- a CDS encoding SusC/RagA family TonB-linked outer membrane protein encodes the protein MSIAQGQIQFKGKVVDEKGTPILGASVTEKKKPSNGVATDFEGNFSISLPLGASVKISYIGYLTQEVKASASFVKVTLKEDLQNLDEVVLIGYQTVRKADLTGAVSVFKPELMKNTVITGTVGDALSTVPGLFVRSSGNPGAEGVVQIRGTATFGNSTPLYVIDGIAVGTANRDFNYNDIESIQVLKDASAAAIYGSRAANGVIIITTKKGKEGKMKIDVSSKTTAQWLPRYNLMNREEWIAMNDLAFKNAGQQPAQHAEGNTNWQREVFRLGLLQDHDVSFSGGGKQSQYFTSLNYQSNSGTTYGSSSRRVTGRVNTSSSVDWSDSVKFSIGENLIISNYYIDELTTNPIIDVYRMLPTIPIYDKHNVGGYGYGDGKKDVTFGTNPIAREDLEDVTNENLRLRGNAFAELELFKMLKYRFNFGLVTSSDSHSNLRKEGNWSYNKPVDPTSLNRNRAFYKSMTFDNTLELNKKLGMHDIAAIVGTSYMSDDYSQIWGTKNNVLMTGNEYFKQLDGALSDPKTGSYQNLSKLFSVFGRLNYTLNGKYMLSATVRRDSSSKFGPKYRNGVFPSIAGAWRIGEEGFFKNRVVNDLKLRANYGILGSSNIGEWDWTPYINVFPQAIFGTDQSVHTGMTQVKLVNSNLKWEELEQLNAGFDLVMLDHRLEVNADYFLKTTRDVLTQMQILMSTGNNGGNPMVNAASLENKGFELSVNWKDQIGDFRYSVGLNTSYVKNKILELGYGREFFTQWDTKSYVGSPIGDWYLIKTDGIFRSQQEVLDHVNSKGKLIQPNAQPGDVRYVDYNDDGNITDADRQYAGHSLPTWSAGANLSFEYKGFDLFLQFTGAFGHKIFNGPRSAFDRFDDNSNYRKDYDAFDLVNNPNGKDPRPLYGDARNVRRDQDRWLEDGDYLRLKQVALGYNLPKDIFGNGVENVRVFVNAQNVFTLTKYTGLDPEFLNSSIWDRSYDGGAYPNPYGFTLGVQLKF